The genomic interval CAGTTCGTTGTCCAAGACCTGCAGCAACATCATCGCCTAAGCTTAACAATGTAATGGAGCGCGATAACACGATGGCGCCAAGCAGTCCACCAACTACCCATGGCCATACAATTTGAATTTGCAGCCATTTCGTTCCGGCTACCCCGCCAGCATACCAAAAAGCCAAATCCTGACCGATTTTATAATATATCGCTATGCCTTCTGTTATAGCAAGCAGCAATGCCCCTACAGCCGCACCAGCCAGTGTAAGCCGCACGGGTGTTAGGCCCCCTTTTGCTAATGAGCCGATTCCGTATACGAGTCCCATTGCAACTGCTGCACCCGCAAAGCACACAAACATAAGACCAAGATAAGATATCGAAGGGAAAAAAGCGAAGCAAAGCGCCAACATAAAACCTGCTCCTGCGTTAATTCCAAGCAAGCTCGAGTCTGCTAATGGGTTTCTAGTCATGCCTTGCATAACAGAACCTGCGACAGCGAAAGCTGCTCCCACCAAAGCAGCGGCTAACGCACGCGGCATACGAAGCTCTTTAATAATTTGATGCTGAATGTTTTCCTCATTGAAGTGGAATACGCCATCCCACACCGTTGAGAGACTGATATCTGCTGCACCGACGGAGATAGATAATGCGAGCGATAATAAGAGTGCTGCAAACCCGCCAAATAAAATAATCGTAGCCACTAGCGGCCGTGTGCGCAGCTTTGTGCCTGCCAGCGCTTTCTTGCTTGATAGAGAAGACATTTTAAAACTACCCTTCTGTATGTATACTTTGGTTGATAAAAAATGCATCGTAAAGGAAGTATGTTTCCAGACATAAAAAAAAACCTACTTAACTGATAACGATTCTCGTTTTCAATATAGCAGATTTTTCATATGTTTTCAATGCAATAAGTTATATATTTCGTGCTGCCTTCATGCGGCTTCCTATCAAGTAGAAAGTCTTCCTCTCATAGCAATAGTCGTAAAGCGGTTAGGAGAAAATCTGCTGATCGACGGTTCTCCCTGCTTTTCTTCCAATAGATCAGCAACAATATGAGCTGTGATTGGACTTAGCAAAATACCGTTGCGATAATGACCTGCGGCCATAATAACGGCTGGCATTCCCTCTACTTGCCCAAGCATTGGCATTCCATCTCGCGTTGCGGGACGCAAGCCTGCCCACCGATGCGCGGTTTCTTTGCCTTTAAGAAATGGAAAAAGCTGATTGCTGCTGCGAATTAAGCGGCCGATGCCTCGTTCTGTCACACTCGTCTCAAAGCCCGCAACATCTTCAGAAGCACCGCATACGAGCCGAGCATTTCTTTTTCCGACCCAATAGGCTTGGCTGGAGAAGATCATATGGCGAACTTCAGTTTCTTGATGCTCGTAAGAACAGATTTGTCCCCGAATGGGATGGATCGGAACAGAAAGTCCGAACCATCTTTCATATTCACCTGACCAAGCGCCCGCGCAGACGACTAGCCGATCGGCATGAACCTTCTTTATCATCGTTTCTGCTCGGACAGACGCTCCCCCGCTCTGTTGAACTGCAACCTCTTCAATTTTACCCGCATGGGATAGGATGACGACACCTAACCTCCGGCAAGCTTCTTCAAGCGCTGCAACAAGCTTTGGCGCGTACACATGGCTCTCCTTTGGCGTAAATACGCCCGCAATTGCCGAATGAGCAAGCATCGGCTCCAGCTTCCTAAGCTGAGCTGCATCAATAAGCTGAGCTTCGGCTCCCCATTCATTTTGCCACTGCAATCTGGATTGTATGGGCAAGACGTCTGCTTCATGCATAAAAACGTTAATGCTGCCGCTCTGCACCCACTCCGTCGACATGCCGGATTGTTCCTCGATCGCTTTAATCCACGCCGGGTAGCTGCGGTGACTGTTTAGGCACAGCTGAAAAAAATGATCGGGCTGCTCCGTATTTTCTGAAAATGGAGCAAGCATGCCTGCTGCTGCGCCGGATGCTTGCCCTCCGAGTGCGCTTGGCTCAATGAGTGTTACGTACATGCCTCTACGCGCCGACTCGAAGGCACAAGACAAACCAATAATGCCGCCACCAAGTATAATTACCGATTGGGGCATTATTGTTCCCCTCCTGCGCTAACTCCTGTTTCAAATAATGAACCTGCCCAATCACTGCTTGCGGATGCATAACGTTTTTTCGGTATGCGGCCAGCCAGCCATGCCAGCCGCCCTGCTTCAATCGCTAATCGAAAAGCGCGAGCCATCATAATCGGATCCTGTGCTTTAGCGATAGGCGTATTAGCCAAAATGCCGTCCGCGCCTAGCTCCATCGCTTCCGCAGCATCTTTCGCCGCTCCAATACCCGCATCGATGATGACTGGAACGCTCGACTGCTCCGCAATAAGTCCGAGGTTATAGGGATTGAGCAATCCGAGCCCGGATCCAATTGGCGATCCTCCAGGCATGATTGCTGAAGCTCCTGCTTCCTCTAATTTCCGGCATAGAATTGGGTCATCAGATGTATAAGGAAGAACGATAAAACCCTCGTTCGCAAGCTGCTCCGTAGCACGCAGCGTTTCTATAGGGTCAGGCAAAAGTGTTCGATGGTCTCCGCTGATTTCAACCTTAATCCAGTTGCCAAGCCCAGCTTCTCTCGCCAGACGCGCAATTCGAACAGCCTCCTCCGCTGTTCTCGCACCAGATGTATTCGGCAAATATTGCATTTGTCTATCTTCAAAGTGTTGAAGTACCGAATCATCCTCTACACTCTCTAGATTAACCCTTCTAACCGCGAACGTAATAACCTCCGAACCCGACGCTTCAAGCGCCTGCTGCAGTACAGCAGGACTTGGAAATCGCCCCGTACCGAACAAAAAGCGCGACCGCAGCGCATGGCCTCCAATAAGAAGGACATCTTCATGATTCCAATTTCCCAAAATATTCAGCCCCCTCCGACAAAATGTACAAGTTCGATGGAACTTCCGCCAAGTAATTCAGTTTCAGCCCACCTTGCACGTTGTACGATCATACCGTTAAGCTCAATAATGAGCTTTTTATGTTGTTGTCCAAGCTGGATGACCAGTTCTTCCACTGTTTTAGCGCTAGTCTGCTCCTCACGGCCATTTATCTTCACTGTCTTAAATGGATGAACATATTCAGAACGATGTGCATCAATTTTCTTTAAGAAAGCCTGACAAACACCAGCCGGATCATTATGGCCAACAATGGCTGAAACTGCGCATATCCGTGTTGCCCCTGACGCTAGCACGGCATCAACATTATCAAGTGTGATGCCGCCAATAGCCACGAACGGTATGGAAATATGATGCGCTGCTTCCTTGACATAACTCGTAGTAACAGCCGTACGGCCCGGCTTTGTTTCGGTAGGGTACACTGGCCCAACGCCGATATAATCGGCTCCCTCCTGTTCAGCAGCCAGCGCTTGCTGCAGGTTATGCGTGGATATGCCAATTATACGGTCAACTCCAAGCCATTCTCTTGCTTTGGCAATTGGCATATCATCCTGACCTAAATGAACACCGTCAGCATCCGTCTCAAGAACAAGATCAGGATAATCATTAATGATAAGAGGCACTTTATATTTTCGCGTTAGTATTCGAAGGGCTTTGGCCTCTTCAAGCACCTCATCCCTCGTCCCTGTTTTGTTGCGAAGCTGAACCATTTGAGCTCCGCCAATCAGCGCCTGCTCCATCACTTCAACGACTGATCTGCCAGGGTGATTAGATTTCGCTGTAATGGCGTAGAGCTTGAAGTTCCGCCAGCCTTGTCTACTCATTCTCAAACACAACCTTTCATCAAACAAATCATTTGTTTCCATTTCATAAAAACGTTTTAACGAGATTAATTGCATTCTCCGCATCCGCTGTGCCTTGCACAAGCACCCGTCCATCTGGGAAGAGAATCAGCTGCTCTCCGCTTGAGATCATCGCTTTCACTAAATACCGATTCACGGTGAGCGTGCAGCCAAGCGCTCTCAAAGCTTGCTCTACCTCTTTTAAATCAAACGGCTTGCCTAACGTCACCTGCACCGTATCCCTACCGCATAATACGGTAGAGCTTATTTGATTGTCTTCTGCTCTATCAGCTTCAAAACAACGCTTGTCGTCTATTGCTCCAACAGCCGTTTGGCCACAGTATGGACACTCGGCCCTGAACGTCGGCAGCTCCGATTCCCGCATTCGAAATGACCATAAATCAATGCTTAACCACGTTTTACGCAGCGCCGATTCATTGCCAGTGAGCCATTTTATCGCCTCAGCTGCTTGTATAGATGCAATCCATTCCACCGCTGGAGCGAGTACGCCCACCGTATCGCAAGTATCTGCCTCCTGCTCCATATCATCTGCTCCGATTAAGCAGCGCAAGCAAGATGTATCTCCAGGAACTAATGTTGCCTGCATGCCCTGCGCCCCAGCCACACCGCCATAAACAAATGGGATTCGCTGACTAAAGCATTGGTCGCTGACCAGCAGCCTTGTCGCTGCATTATCCGTCCCATCAAGGACGAGATGAACGCCTCCGGCTAGAAACCCGATGTTCTGTGCATTCACATCCGCTACTGTCGCCATAATGTTTACACTGCTGTTAATTTGGCGAAGCCGACTGGCAGCTGCCACTGCTTTGGGCATCACAGCCAGCGCGTCCGCCTCGTCAAAAAGCATTTGGCGCTGCAAGTTGCTCGGCTCAACAAAATCCCTGTCTACCAGCCTAACTTCCCCGACACCGGCTCTTACCATATGCTGCGCAAGCGAAGCTCCTAATGCGCCTACACCGACGATAAGCACCGAGGCATCGGCCAGCTTCCGCTGGCCTGCCTCTCCAATCAAAGCAAATCTCGTTTGCCTCGAATAACGATCTGCAAAAGCATCAAGAACAGAATCAACCATAAATCTTGCTCCCTGCCGCCTTGAATGCATCTGATTTTTCCTTCATCCCCGCTTCAATGGCTTCCGTTGTTTCCATATCGTTTT from Paenibacillus sp. FSL K6-3182 carries:
- a CDS encoding iron ABC transporter permease, producing the protein MSSLSSKKALAGTKLRTRPLVATIILFGGFAALLLSLALSISVGAADISLSTVWDGVFHFNEENIQHQIIKELRMPRALAAALVGAAFAVAGSVMQGMTRNPLADSSLLGINAGAGFMLALCFAFFPSISYLGLMFVCFAGAAVAMGLVYGIGSLAKGGLTPVRLTLAGAAVGALLLAITEGIAIYYKIGQDLAFWYAGGVAGTKWLQIQIVWPWVVGGLLGAIVLSRSITLLSLGDDVAAGLGQRTGLVKAAGVIIVLLLAGTAVSAVGSIGFVGLIIPHISRFLVGVDYRWIIPCSAVLGSLLMVLADIGGRLINPPQEVAIGIIIAVIGVPFFLYLVTRMKGE
- the thiO gene encoding glycine oxidase ThiO, with protein sequence MPQSVIILGGGIIGLSCAFESARRGMYVTLIEPSALGGQASGAAAGMLAPFSENTEQPDHFFQLCLNSHRSYPAWIKAIEEQSGMSTEWVQSGSINVFMHEADVLPIQSRLQWQNEWGAEAQLIDAAQLRKLEPMLAHSAIAGVFTPKESHVYAPKLVAALEEACRRLGVVILSHAGKIEEVAVQQSGGASVRAETMIKKVHADRLVVCAGAWSGEYERWFGLSVPIHPIRGQICSYEHQETEVRHMIFSSQAYWVGKRNARLVCGASEDVAGFETSVTERGIGRLIRSSNQLFPFLKGKETAHRWAGLRPATRDGMPMLGQVEGMPAVIMAAGHYRNGILLSPITAHIVADLLEEKQGEPSISRFSPNRFTTIAMRGRLST
- a CDS encoding thiazole synthase, yielding MGNWNHEDVLLIGGHALRSRFLFGTGRFPSPAVLQQALEASGSEVITFAVRRVNLESVEDDSVLQHFEDRQMQYLPNTSGARTAEEAVRIARLAREAGLGNWIKVEISGDHRTLLPDPIETLRATEQLANEGFIVLPYTSDDPILCRKLEEAGASAIMPGGSPIGSGLGLLNPYNLGLIAEQSSVPVIIDAGIGAAKDAAEAMELGADGILANTPIAKAQDPIMMARAFRLAIEAGRLAWLAGRIPKKRYASASSDWAGSLFETGVSAGGEQ
- the thiE gene encoding thiamine phosphate synthase; its protein translation is MSRQGWRNFKLYAITAKSNHPGRSVVEVMEQALIGGAQMVQLRNKTGTRDEVLEEAKALRILTRKYKVPLIINDYPDLVLETDADGVHLGQDDMPIAKAREWLGVDRIIGISTHNLQQALAAEQEGADYIGVGPVYPTETKPGRTAVTTSYVKEAAHHISIPFVAIGGITLDNVDAVLASGATRICAVSAIVGHNDPAGVCQAFLKKIDAHRSEYVHPFKTVKINGREEQTSAKTVEELVIQLGQQHKKLIIELNGMIVQRARWAETELLGGSSIELVHFVGGG
- a CDS encoding ThiF family adenylyltransferase, whose amino-acid sequence is MVDSVLDAFADRYSRQTRFALIGEAGQRKLADASVLIVGVGALGASLAQHMVRAGVGEVRLVDRDFVEPSNLQRQMLFDEADALAVMPKAVAAASRLRQINSSVNIMATVADVNAQNIGFLAGGVHLVLDGTDNAATRLLVSDQCFSQRIPFVYGGVAGAQGMQATLVPGDTSCLRCLIGADDMEQEADTCDTVGVLAPAVEWIASIQAAEAIKWLTGNESALRKTWLSIDLWSFRMRESELPTFRAECPYCGQTAVGAIDDKRCFEADRAEDNQISSTVLCGRDTVQVTLGKPFDLKEVEQALRALGCTLTVNRYLVKAMISSGEQLILFPDGRVLVQGTADAENAINLVKTFL